The following proteins are encoded in a genomic region of Nitrospirota bacterium:
- a CDS encoding sugar kinase, translating into MGLLVVGSVAFDSVSTPFGVVEDVLGGSATYFSTSASYFTDVNLVAVVGEDFPREHINFLKLRKIDIRGLERANGKTFRWQGKYGYDLNEAHTLKTELNVFQNFKPKIPEEYKESNVVFLANIDPDLQRDVLRQVKDPEIVAADTMNFWINGKKDSLIETLKAVDILLINDSEARELAEEPNLVKAARKISSFGPKTLVIKRGEYGVLMFNGHSVFSAPAYPLENVFDPTGAGDTFAGGFMGYLSNIMDWSEPSMRKAIVMGSVMASFNVEDFSLNRIRNLQYPEIESRYREFKGLSHFEDI; encoded by the coding sequence ATGGGACTATTAGTTGTAGGCTCTGTTGCATTTGACTCTGTAAGCACACCTTTTGGTGTGGTAGAAGATGTTCTTGGTGGCTCTGCCACATATTTTTCCACCTCTGCCAGCTATTTTACGGATGTTAATTTAGTGGCAGTTGTTGGCGAGGATTTTCCTCGTGAGCATATAAACTTTCTTAAGCTGAGAAAGATTGATATAAGGGGGCTTGAGAGGGCAAATGGCAAGACATTCAGATGGCAGGGCAAGTATGGCTATGACCTGAATGAGGCTCATACTCTTAAAACAGAGCTTAATGTGTTTCAAAACTTTAAACCAAAGATCCCGGAAGAATATAAAGAATCCAATGTGGTATTTTTAGCAAACATAGACCCTGATTTGCAGAGGGATGTCTTAAGACAGGTCAAAGACCCTGAGATAGTTGCCGCAGATACAATGAATTTCTGGATAAATGGAAAGAAAGACTCCCTCATAGAGACCCTTAAGGCAGTTGACATACTGCTTATAAACGACTCGGAGGCAAGAGAGCTTGCAGAGGAGCCAAATCTCGTTAAAGCCGCAAGAAAGATTTCCTCCTTTGGGCCTAAAACACTCGTCATAAAAAGAGGCGAATACGGTGTGTTAATGTTTAATGGACACAGTGTCTTTTCGGCACCTGCCTACCCTCTCGAGAATGTCTTTGACCCAACCGGTGCAGGCGATACATTTGCAGGCGGATTCATGGGCTATCTTTCAAATATAATGGACTGGTCAGAGCCCAGCATGAGAAAGGCAATAGTAATGGGCTCTGTCATGGCATCGTTTAATGTCGAGGACTTTAGCTTAAACCGTATCAGAAACCTCCAATACCCGGAGATAGAGTCAAGGTACAGGGAATTCAAGGGACTTTCCCATTTCGAGGATATTTAA
- the wecB gene encoding UDP-N-acetylglucosamine 2-epimerase (non-hydrolyzing), whose amino-acid sequence MKILFILGTRPEAIKLAPLILKTIDDKRFVPRLCVTAQHREMLDQVLRVFRIKPHYDLNIMKENQSLFEVTSKSLTAIEGVLRKEKPDMVIVQGDTTSTFTASLASFYLKIPVGHVEAGLRTNYKYQPFPEEINRRLTTHIADLHFAPTNKARENLLKEGISKDKITVTGNTAVDALLHIKTQLASNRKKTEKLKKEFPMLDGTLVLVTAHRRESFGEGFKNICSALREIAQRNPAITIIYPVHLNPNVRGPVMRILKGIRNIHLIEPLEYETFVYLMMKSYIILTDSGGIQEEAPSLGKPVLVMRDVTERKEAISAGVARLVGTKKTSIVKAVEKLIYDKKAYREMTGHKNPYGDGLASERIIKALWEFKKKLN is encoded by the coding sequence ATGAAGATACTCTTTATCCTTGGCACAAGGCCCGAGGCTATAAAACTTGCTCCTTTAATACTCAAGACGATAGATGACAAGAGGTTTGTGCCGAGGCTCTGCGTTACTGCACAGCATAGAGAGATGCTTGACCAGGTTCTTAGGGTTTTCAGGATAAAGCCTCACTATGACCTGAACATAATGAAGGAAAACCAGAGCCTCTTTGAGGTTACATCGAAAAGTCTTACTGCTATCGAAGGTGTCTTGAGGAAAGAAAAACCCGATATGGTTATTGTTCAGGGAGATACAACGAGCACATTTACTGCCTCTCTCGCCTCGTTTTATCTCAAAATCCCTGTAGGACATGTTGAGGCAGGGTTGAGAACGAATTACAAATATCAGCCTTTTCCCGAGGAGATAAACAGGCGTCTTACAACCCACATCGCAGACCTGCATTTTGCACCAACGAATAAGGCAAGAGAAAATCTACTTAAAGAAGGTATTTCAAAGGATAAGATTACTGTGACAGGAAACACTGCGGTAGATGCGCTTTTACATATAAAAACCCAGTTAGCCTCTAACAGGAAAAAGACCGAAAAGCTAAAGAAAGAGTTTCCAATGCTCGATGGCACTTTAGTCCTCGTTACAGCTCATAGGAGGGAAAGTTTTGGCGAAGGCTTTAAAAACATCTGTTCTGCTCTGAGGGAGATAGCACAGAGAAACCCTGCTATAACGATAATCTATCCTGTTCACCTTAACCCGAATGTAAGGGGACCTGTAATGAGGATTCTTAAGGGTATAAGGAATATCCATCTCATAGAGCCTTTAGAGTATGAGACATTTGTATATCTCATGATGAAGTCTTATATCATCCTTACCGATTCAGGAGGCATTCAGGAGGAGGCACCTTCCTTAGGAAAACCCGTGCTTGTGATGAGAGATGTTACAGAAAGGAAAGAGGCAATAAGTGCAGGTGTGGCAAGGCTTGTGGGCACTAAAAAGACCTCCATAGTAAAGGCAGTAGAGAAACTCATTTATGACAAAAAGGCTTATAGGGAAATGACAGGGCATAAAAACCCCTATGGAGATGGTCTTGCATCGGAAAGAATAATAAAGGCTCTGTGGGAATTTAAAAAGAAGCTGAATTAA
- a CDS encoding glycosyltransferase family 2 protein: MIYIVLPAYNEERTLLPLLEAIRENMDEARLPYRVIVVNDGSTDGTVRVVREAEGTMPIALIEHPQNKGLAETLKTGLLSAVGYASPKDIIITMDADNTHTPGLIMTMTRMIREGHDVVIGSRYRKGSRVIGVSFLRRLLSFGASLIFRNLFPIKGVKDYTSGYRAYRAQVIKDMFNAYGDAFISQPGFSAMVDVLLKIRKYPVIIGEAPLILRYDQKAGESKMKVAKTIGETLRLILKRL; this comes from the coding sequence ATGATATACATAGTCTTACCAGCATATAACGAGGAGAGAACCCTTCTGCCTTTGCTTGAGGCAATAAGGGAAAACATGGATGAGGCACGCCTGCCATATAGGGTCATAGTTGTCAATGACGGAAGCACAGATGGCACTGTTAGGGTTGTCAGGGAGGCAGAAGGAACAATGCCCATCGCCCTGATAGAGCATCCCCAGAACAAGGGACTTGCAGAGACCCTTAAGACAGGGCTTTTATCCGCAGTCGGTTATGCATCCCCTAAAGACATAATCATTACGATGGATGCCGACAACACCCACACGCCGGGGCTCATAATGACAATGACCCGAATGATAAGGGAAGGGCATGATGTTGTTATAGGCTCACGGTATCGAAAGGGCTCGAGGGTCATAGGTGTTTCTTTTCTAAGAAGGCTTCTTAGCTTTGGTGCAAGCCTTATCTTTAGAAACCTTTTCCCTATAAAAGGCGTTAAGGATTACACAAGCGGATACAGAGCATATAGGGCGCAGGTTATAAAAGACATGTTTAATGCATATGGAGATGCCTTCATCAGCCAGCCCGGGTTTTCGGCAATGGTGGATGTGCTTTTAAAGATAAGAAAATACCCTGTGATAATTGGCGAGGCACCTCTAATCCTCAGATACGACCAGAAGGCAGGCGAAAGCAAGATGAAGGTGGCAAAGACCATAGGTGAAACCCTGAGACTTATATTAAAGAGACTATGA
- a CDS encoding YfhO family protein, whose amino-acid sequence MLLRRTVLINRRALKRFFEGDLKYLVLFILVSVIFHYRVFLDGILIAPNNDALQLNYPIRHLYSYALKSLQFPLWNPYEFAGMPFLGEMQNGALYPLNLILYFFLSAPYAYNLSYILHFALAGFFTFLYVRLIGARTLPSFLSGLVFAFSGFLIAGKDHTAIVNSAVYISLIMYFYEKLRRKPMFKYCLLIALTVAVQLFAGNMQICVYTYMVVSFFLIFWLIRKDAESRGRFLIYGVLGLLIGFVIALPQIISTMELSGLSWMQNTKIYRGYEYFSLYHLYLTTLPSMIFPSLFNSIGPKDATPVLLGILPLVVAFITLLKKVRTNSHVQFFGIVAVVSLLLSFGSDTPLNKVLYHVPVYNMFRAHGRNLFEFTLAVSVLFAIGLNSIFYDSKRLFLSMRFPSRAFKYLFVLLLSFEIFLLSGFNKLSGIPLSQTELCASEPYSVFLKKDLETGRIANIFKDINTSNPSANLTCRMSSINAYDPFSLEKYSSLLDLWLSGYYTHKWDNNLRNNIIMGMLGVKYIKVMKDMGLTMNNILTADKTPVKYDVSVKGWRPVNALLKAEGHYSFQESDKGGSEISTTIPLSQGAYVISLKVKAQRGADNRTIAFLIPLLDGSSEEILHIIPDHIRKEFKEFHGVFHIKNKDLYLITIATFSNKPVEIKDIKIERLNDYAPLFLGQDDAYLKEISVYELVSETNAYEFYLNRNYLPRVWSVRELISVKDFSEIKRRLDLLEINPAKQAMVYECDMAEIGEITKGEVSITDYRLNSVTVDARFSGKGVMVLADQYYPGWRAFIDGKEAKIYEVNGILRGVVVPEGKHVVIFRYLPYKVVALIGLSLFIVIGIIVYLIKRNDIHSLTSI is encoded by the coding sequence ATGCTTTTAAGGAGAACAGTCCTGATTAATAGAAGGGCATTGAAAAGATTTTTTGAAGGAGACCTGAAATATCTTGTCCTGTTTATTTTAGTCTCTGTTATTTTTCATTACAGGGTTTTTCTCGATGGGATTCTTATTGCACCGAATAACGATGCTTTACAGCTTAATTATCCTATAAGGCATCTTTATTCTTATGCACTTAAGAGTCTACAGTTTCCCCTCTGGAACCCTTATGAGTTTGCAGGGATGCCTTTTTTAGGAGAGATGCAAAACGGTGCGCTTTATCCCCTGAACCTTATCCTTTATTTTTTTCTTTCTGCCCCCTATGCCTATAACCTAAGTTACATCCTGCATTTTGCCCTTGCAGGATTCTTTACTTTCCTTTATGTAAGGCTCATTGGTGCAAGGACGCTTCCTTCGTTTCTTTCAGGGCTCGTATTTGCTTTTTCGGGTTTCCTGATTGCAGGCAAAGACCATACGGCAATTGTAAACTCGGCAGTTTACATCTCACTCATCATGTATTTCTATGAAAAACTCAGAAGGAAGCCCATGTTCAAGTACTGCCTTTTGATTGCACTTACCGTGGCAGTTCAGCTCTTTGCAGGCAATATGCAGATATGTGTTTATACATACATGGTCGTCTCTTTCTTTTTGATTTTCTGGCTCATAAGAAAAGATGCAGAGAGCCGAGGCAGGTTTTTAATCTATGGTGTTTTGGGACTGCTTATAGGTTTTGTTATTGCCCTTCCTCAGATAATCTCGACCATGGAGCTTTCAGGACTATCGTGGATGCAAAATACTAAGATATATAGGGGATATGAGTATTTTTCCCTCTATCATTTATATCTAACAACACTGCCCAGCATGATATTTCCAAGTTTATTTAATTCCATAGGTCCAAAGGATGCAACACCTGTTCTGCTCGGCATCCTGCCTTTAGTGGTTGCATTCATAACTCTTTTGAAAAAAGTTAGAACAAACAGCCATGTGCAATTCTTCGGCATTGTGGCAGTGGTAAGTCTCCTTCTTTCTTTTGGCTCCGATACCCCTCTTAATAAGGTTCTGTATCATGTCCCTGTTTATAATATGTTCAGGGCACATGGAAGGAATCTCTTTGAGTTTACCCTTGCAGTATCTGTCTTGTTTGCTATTGGTCTAAACAGTATATTTTATGACAGCAAACGGCTATTCCTAAGTATGAGATTTCCGAGCCGTGCATTTAAGTATCTTTTTGTTTTACTTTTATCTTTTGAGATATTTCTCCTTTCGGGCTTCAATAAACTTAGTGGTATTCCGCTTTCTCAGACAGAACTCTGCGCCTCAGAGCCATATAGTGTCTTTTTAAAAAAAGACTTGGAGACAGGAAGGATAGCTAATATATTTAAGGACATAAATACATCCAATCCATCGGCAAACCTGACATGCAGAATGAGCTCCATAAATGCATATGACCCATTCAGCCTTGAAAAGTACAGTTCTCTTTTAGATCTCTGGCTTTCAGGCTATTACACTCACAAGTGGGACAATAACCTGAGAAATAATATTATCATGGGAATGCTCGGAGTAAAGTATATAAAGGTTATGAAAGACATGGGCTTAACCATGAATAACATTTTGACTGCCGATAAAACACCTGTTAAATATGATGTCTCTGTTAAAGGATGGAGACCTGTAAATGCCCTGCTTAAGGCAGAAGGTCATTACAGTTTTCAGGAATCCGACAAGGGAGGCAGTGAGATTTCTACTACAATTCCGCTCTCCCAGGGAGCATATGTGATTTCCCTTAAGGTTAAGGCTCAAAGAGGAGCTGATAACAGGACAATTGCATTTCTTATTCCCTTATTGGATGGTAGCTCGGAGGAGATATTGCATATAATTCCTGACCATATAAGAAAAGAGTTTAAGGAATTCCATGGGGTGTTTCATATTAAAAACAAAGACCTGTATCTTATCACCATAGCCACATTTTCAAATAAGCCCGTTGAGATAAAGGACATAAAGATAGAAAGGCTAAATGACTATGCCCCGCTTTTCTTAGGACAAGACGATGCCTATCTAAAGGAGATTTCCGTTTATGAATTGGTTTCCGAGACCAATGCTTATGAATTCTATCTAAACAGGAATTACCTTCCGAGGGTGTGGTCTGTTAGAGAGTTGATTTCCGTTAAGGATTTCTCAGAGATAAAAAGAAGGCTCGACCTCCTTGAGATTAACCCGGCAAAACAGGCAATGGTTTATGAGTGTGATATGGCTGAAATAGGAGAAATCACGAAGGGAGAGGTTTCGATAACGGATTATAGGTTAAACAGTGTTACAGTGGATGCAAGGTTTTCAGGGAAGGGGGTTATGGTTTTGGCAGACCAGTATTATCCCGGGTGGAGGGCATTCATAGATGGTAAAGAGGCAAAGATTTACGAGGTAAATGGAATTTTAAGGGGAGTGGTTGTGCCAGAAGGCAAGCATGTGGTTATTTTTAGGTATCTGCCATATAAGGTAGTAGCTTTAATCGGATTAAGCCTCTTTATTGTAATAGGTATAATCGTGTATCTTATAAAAAGGAATGATATACATAGTCTTACCAGCATATAA
- a CDS encoding tetratricopeptide repeat protein, with the protein MNKTIHLIAIIGIILIAYSNSLRNGFALDDGSLIVDNTSLHGISMKNIKEVFSSATNGLEYLPVRDLTYCIDYEIWGLNPFGYHLSNLIYYIVVCILIYFFLLGVITVPKFRDSSHMAIAFLSTAVFAVHPVHVEVVSGISQRKDLVSGIFFFLSLYGFILYKDKGRLLFYSGSIAMFALSLLSKSTVVFLPLTIFLIDSLTYAEEGIQRKLIRVMPYLFIGAIISLVEIMVLKETGVFKTEYSFGSGYEFRVYSSFRAVFYYLKLLFVPYPLDVFQRFSISRSLFELKVIFSIIGVAVMLYLIYLVRKARPVLSFSGAWFMISIIPAIGLIPTGIVIAERYLFLPSLGFCLAIGLLIQKGIEMQKTLRWGLPIAFGLIISGFMFISYNRNFDWKDNETLFLSSVRVSPDRASAHFRLGREYFYMARYEEAFRSLAVAEEMDPLYGINYRVFEALRAIELNNPNEALRLLGEITHPKKEDIFEVNYLYGKSYEAMGDYEKAQKSYNQALSSAIKLDALSFRKFKHAFKENSPD; encoded by the coding sequence ATGAACAAAACTATTCATCTGATAGCAATAATAGGCATTATCCTCATTGCATATTCAAACTCCCTGAGAAATGGTTTTGCACTTGATGATGGCTCTTTGATTGTTGACAACACCTCTTTACATGGCATCAGCATGAAAAACATTAAGGAAGTCTTTAGCTCTGCTACTAATGGGCTTGAATACCTACCTGTAAGGGACCTCACATATTGCATAGACTACGAGATATGGGGACTTAATCCATTTGGGTATCATCTGTCTAATCTCATCTACTATATAGTAGTATGCATCCTGATTTATTTCTTCTTACTGGGGGTGATTACAGTCCCGAAGTTTCGGGATTCTTCTCACATGGCTATTGCGTTTTTATCAACAGCAGTTTTTGCAGTTCACCCTGTGCATGTGGAGGTGGTTTCAGGCATTTCTCAGAGAAAAGACCTTGTGTCAGGGATTTTCTTTTTCCTAAGTCTTTATGGGTTTATCCTTTATAAAGATAAAGGAAGGCTCTTGTTTTATTCAGGCTCCATAGCGATGTTTGCCCTGTCTTTACTTTCCAAGTCAACAGTGGTTTTTTTACCTCTGACGATATTTCTTATAGATTCTCTAACTTATGCCGAGGAAGGCATACAGAGAAAGCTCATCAGGGTTATGCCGTATCTTTTTATAGGGGCAATTATTTCTCTTGTTGAAATAATGGTTCTTAAGGAAACAGGGGTGTTTAAAACCGAGTACTCATTTGGAAGCGGTTATGAATTCAGAGTCTATTCTTCTTTCAGAGCGGTTTTTTATTATCTCAAACTTCTTTTTGTTCCCTATCCGCTCGATGTTTTTCAGAGGTTTTCTATTTCAAGGAGCCTTTTCGAGCTTAAGGTGATATTTTCGATCATTGGGGTAGCAGTAATGCTGTATTTAATTTATCTCGTGAGAAAGGCAAGACCTGTTTTGTCTTTTTCGGGTGCATGGTTTATGATAAGCATAATTCCTGCTATTGGCTTGATTCCTACAGGTATTGTAATAGCAGAGAGGTATCTTTTTTTACCGTCTCTTGGTTTTTGCCTTGCAATAGGACTTCTTATTCAAAAGGGCATAGAGATGCAAAAGACACTCAGGTGGGGATTGCCCATTGCCTTTGGTCTTATTATTTCGGGTTTTATGTTTATCTCTTACAATCGAAACTTCGATTGGAAAGACAATGAGACACTTTTTCTTTCAAGCGTCAGGGTTTCTCCTGACAGGGCTTCTGCTCACTTCCGCCTGGGAAGAGAATATTTCTATATGGCAAGGTATGAGGAGGCATTCAGGTCCCTTGCCGTAGCAGAGGAGATGGACCCATTATACGGAATAAATTATAGGGTCTTCGAGGCACTGCGTGCCATAGAGCTTAATAATCCGAATGAGGCATTAAGACTTTTGGGGGAGATAACTCATCCCAAGAAAGAGGATATATTTGAAGTTAATTATCTTTACGGTAAGTCTTATGAGGCAATGGGTGATTATGAAAAGGCACAAAAGAGTTATAATCAGGCATTGAGTAGCGCAATTAAATTAGATGCATTATCATTCAGGAAATTCAAGCATGCTTTTAAGGAGAACAGTCCTGATTAA
- the uvrC gene encoding excinuclease ABC subunit UvrC produces MSSVKESVIERLASVPQKPGVYTFKSTKERVIYVGKAKNLRNRLKSYFRGLDIRKTAMMGGVKNFSFIVTANELEAFVLEANLIKQYKPKFNIVLRDDKNYPYIKLRLKEEWPTLEVVRKIKKDGSLYFGPYVPSGSMWTALSFIRRNFNIRPCRYKLDKPMRPCIQYQMGRCPAPCAGYISRQEYMKAVDEVTLFLKGERKELIKGLERKMQVLSDEMRYEDAGRIRDRLNSLKRVWESQKVVSPELGDMDVIGSYTENKDSVFQVFFIRNGVMLGSRDFYLRHVSKMPPKKLYHSFLQGFYSKELLIPPLIVVGIKPEGQMPLLRWLSQKRGGKVKIVLTKKGRRLELLKMAEENARLKLKSKKGSVTVLEELTKKLGIKSVPHSIGAFDVSTVSGTDSVGAFVYWSDGYFNKDMYRHLKIKTVLGIDDCAMVEETVRRVFLKDMESRSIGIQLPDLIVIDGGKGQLDAAYQALGVNAKDTALLAVAKNPDRAFTLLSETPLDLEDKTPSSLLLKRIRDEAHRFAVSFHRRLRSKRLMESSLEKVKGIGKKRRLSLLRHFGSIDAIRRADIEEILKVPGMNRKVAQAVKEGFR; encoded by the coding sequence ATGTCCTCTGTTAAGGAGTCGGTCATTGAAAGACTCGCATCCGTTCCCCAAAAGCCCGGCGTATATACATTTAAAAGCACAAAAGAAAGGGTCATTTATGTTGGCAAGGCTAAGAATCTCAGAAACCGTCTGAAGAGTTATTTTAGAGGGCTCGATATAAGAAAGACTGCTATGATGGGGGGGGTTAAAAACTTCTCCTTCATAGTCACTGCCAATGAGCTTGAGGCATTTGTGCTCGAGGCAAACCTCATAAAACAGTATAAGCCCAAGTTCAACATCGTATTGAGGGACGACAAAAACTACCCATATATAAAACTGAGACTCAAAGAGGAGTGGCCAACACTCGAGGTAGTTAGAAAGATTAAAAAAGACGGCTCTTTATACTTTGGCCCTTATGTGCCTTCAGGCAGTATGTGGACCGCACTTTCTTTCATAAGAAGAAACTTCAATATCAGACCATGTAGATATAAATTAGATAAACCCATGAGGCCCTGCATCCAATACCAGATGGGAAGGTGCCCTGCACCATGTGCAGGCTATATAAGCAGGCAGGAGTATATGAAGGCAGTGGATGAGGTTACACTTTTTCTTAAGGGAGAAAGAAAAGAGCTGATTAAAGGGCTTGAAAGGAAGATGCAAGTGCTATCCGATGAGATGAGATACGAGGATGCAGGAAGGATAAGAGACAGGCTAAACAGCCTTAAAAGGGTCTGGGAATCGCAGAAGGTTGTATCTCCCGAGCTTGGGGACATGGATGTCATTGGCTCTTATACGGAAAACAAAGATTCGGTGTTTCAGGTGTTTTTCATAAGAAACGGTGTCATGCTCGGTTCAAGGGATTTCTATCTTAGGCATGTCTCTAAGATGCCCCCTAAAAAGCTTTATCATAGCTTTCTTCAGGGCTTTTATTCAAAGGAGCTTCTGATTCCTCCTCTGATAGTTGTCGGTATAAAGCCCGAAGGTCAGATGCCACTTTTAAGATGGCTTTCACAAAAACGGGGCGGAAAGGTAAAGATTGTCCTTACAAAGAAAGGTAGAAGGCTTGAGCTCCTCAAGATGGCAGAGGAAAATGCAAGGCTTAAATTAAAAAGCAAAAAAGGCAGTGTTACTGTTCTTGAGGAGCTAACAAAAAAATTAGGCATAAAATCAGTTCCTCATTCCATAGGTGCATTCGATGTCTCCACTGTCTCAGGCACCGACTCTGTTGGTGCCTTTGTTTACTGGTCGGATGGATACTTTAATAAGGACATGTATCGTCACTTAAAAATCAAGACTGTCTTAGGCATTGATGACTGTGCAATGGTAGAAGAGACTGTTAGAAGAGTTTTTTTAAAAGACATGGAATCCCGAAGCATCGGGATACAATTGCCTGACCTTATAGTGATAGATGGCGGAAAAGGACAGCTCGATGCGGCTTATCAGGCATTGGGTGTGAATGCAAAGGACACAGCACTTTTAGCGGTTGCTAAAAATCCTGACAGGGCTTTTACCCTTTTATCGGAGACACCTTTAGACCTTGAAGACAAAACCCCTTCCTCGCTTCTTCTTAAGAGAATCAGGGATGAGGCACACAGGTTTGCAGTTAGCTTTCATAGAAGGCTTCGCTCGAAAAGGCTGATGGAGTCATCCCTCGAAAAGGTAAAAGGCATTGGTAAAAAAAGAAGGCTTTCTCTTCTCAGACACTTTGGCTCTATCGATGCAATAAGAAGGGCAGATATAGAAGAGATTCTAAAAGTCCCGGGGATGAACCGAAAAGTGGCGCAAGCCGTTAAGGAGGGTTTCCGATGA
- the murA gene encoding UDP-N-acetylglucosamine 1-carboxyvinyltransferase translates to MDKLVITGGVRLKGEVEISGSKNASLPAISASLLSQGKSTLKRVPDLMDVKTMERLIENMGAGVKHDKSTSEIEIDTTHINNYEAPYELVKTMRASVLVLGPLIARFGRARVSLPGGCAIGARPINLHITGLEKMGADIELEGGYITAKAKRLKGATVYFDIPTVTGTENVMMAGSLAKGTTLIENAAREPEVVDLANLLISMGAKIKGAGESTIEIQGVDELKPFDHKVIPDRIEAGTFMTIAGITRGNILLKGCMSEHMDAVISKLKETSISFEKLPEGLRVKAGQRPISKDILTIPYPGFPTDMQAQFMALMCIASGTSIITETIFENRFMHASELIRMGADISVQGGVATVKGVKELRGVEVMSSDLRASASLIVAALVGKGKTTIHRLYHLDRGYEAIEHKLRALGAVLKRVK, encoded by the coding sequence ATGGATAAATTAGTTATAACAGGTGGTGTAAGGCTAAAAGGGGAGGTTGAAATAAGTGGCTCAAAGAATGCCTCTTTGCCTGCCATATCGGCATCCCTTCTTAGCCAAGGCAAAAGCACTCTAAAAAGGGTTCCTGACCTCATGGATGTAAAGACGATGGAAAGACTCATCGAGAACATGGGCGCAGGGGTTAAACACGATAAATCCACCTCGGAAATCGAAATAGACACAACCCATATAAATAATTACGAGGCACCTTATGAGCTTGTAAAGACAATGCGTGCATCGGTTTTGGTGCTCGGTCCTCTGATTGCCCGATTTGGCAGGGCAAGGGTCTCCCTTCCAGGGGGCTGTGCTATTGGTGCAAGGCCGATTAATCTACACATAACAGGGCTTGAAAAAATGGGTGCTGATATTGAACTTGAAGGAGGTTACATAACCGCAAAGGCAAAGAGACTCAAAGGAGCAACTGTTTATTTTGATATACCAACCGTAACCGGCACGGAAAATGTGATGATGGCAGGCTCTTTGGCAAAGGGTACTACCTTAATAGAAAATGCGGCAAGAGAGCCAGAGGTCGTAGACCTTGCAAATCTCCTCATATCCATGGGCGCAAAGATTAAGGGTGCTGGAGAAAGCACCATCGAGATACAGGGTGTCGATGAGCTTAAGCCATTTGACCATAAGGTTATCCCTGACAGGATAGAGGCAGGCACATTTATGACCATAGCAGGCATTACAAGAGGCAATATACTCCTAAAGGGATGTATGTCCGAGCATATGGATGCAGTTATATCGAAACTGAAAGAGACATCCATATCTTTTGAAAAACTCCCTGAGGGGCTTAGGGTTAAAGCCGGTCAAAGACCCATCTCAAAGGATATACTGACCATTCCTTATCCTGGTTTTCCCACTGACATGCAAGCACAGTTCATGGCTTTAATGTGTATTGCAAGCGGCACGAGCATTATTACGGAGACGATATTCGAAAACAGGTTTATGCATGCCTCGGAGCTGATAAGGATGGGTGCTGATATAAGTGTTCAAGGAGGCGTGGCTACTGTTAAGGGCGTTAAGGAGCTTAGGGGTGTTGAGGTGATGAGCTCTGACCTCAGGGCATCTGCCTCCTTGATAGTTGCCGCACTCGTAGGAAAAGGCAAAACCACTATCCATAGGCTATATCATCTTGACAGGGGATACGAGGCAATAGAGCATAAGCTCAGAGCCTTGGGCGCAGTCCTTAAGCGGGTAAAATAA